From Drosophila santomea strain STO CAGO 1482 chromosome 2R, Prin_Dsan_1.1, whole genome shotgun sequence:
CACTTCTCCAGCATGTGAAGTGGCTTGATAAGATTCTAGGGATCCAAGTAAATAGAATAATGAGACTGCTGGCGTTCGCAACTTCTCAACTTCATTCCCATGAACTTCCGCTGCCCTTAAAAACCAATACTCCATTGCTTTCAGTTTAAGCCACGACTTTGAGATACCCCCTTTTTTTGTGGTATCTCAACCCGTTTATGGTTTACATTTTCCAATTACGTGTGGCATTTCTGAAAAGACCATAAATCGCTCGCAGACAATTTATGCATTGCTTTAATTTGTTGCGCTGGTCAGCAACGTGGAGATCCAGAATCGTTTCCCACAACGCGAGATAAACGAAAGTTCGGCGGCCACTAATTGTTTACGAATCACCTTTCGTTTGCCCACGTCCAGTGAACTCTTATTTGTtgtgtttataaacaaatgaaacagTGTGTGAGCCGCCAAGTGATTTGCAATTTTGGGCGAGGTTAATGCTTCGCGGAAAATTCCGTGAAGGAACCGGTTGCATTAGCTCCCCGCCGATAACCATttgttattaataattaataacgCATTACTCACCgccacagcagcaggagcaatGAGGCCCTAAGATGCACTTCACAGACTGGAAGCAATCCTTCAGGGTTCACGCACTGATCCTTGTCCTGTGGATCGCCGAAGTCCAAGGACAGACCGATGATCCGCGGGTGGCAGTGAGTGAGAGCCAGGAGCTGGCCGAGAGTAAGTAACACATAATGACTGATATTGTGATATAAATAGTAATACACTTTaatatatgcaaataataCTAATTCCAAAACTTGGCTACCTTCAGAGGTGGAGGTGTCCGTGGTCTCCACGGTTTATACACTCGCGTTCAGCATCTCCGACGAGTCGGAGTACTCCATCAGCAAGGTGACCTGTCGCAATGGCACCGGATCGGAAACCGAAGCCAACGCAGCTCACGTGTGGTTAGTAGAACGTTTTGAGTTTAAGGACATTCCGGACTAATAGTAATGCTAATACCTATGATTGCTAGCGAAAACCTCAATCCATGCACCTTCTACACGTCGGTAGTTTCGTTCCGGTCAAAGGTCGTCGGCAAACCTACGGCTTCCGACCAAACGAAATATGCCTACACTGAATATAAGCGTGAGTTAATACATATTTGGCCCCTGAATCAAACAAAAACCCATACGATCTTGTGTCCACACAGAGCCCAAGACGAAGGTGACCTCCGTGGTGGCCACAGCGAACACAATCAAGGTGACCTGGCAGACTACGGACCGCGCCTGTGTGGAGTCCTTTGGGATTGCGGCCAAGGCGACGGACTACACCAAGTCCGTTCAGCTGCTGAACGACAAAAGTTCGCAGACTTTTGTCAACTTAAGTGCCTGCCTGACGCACACGATCACCCTGGACACGAAGAACAACGCCAGCGTTGTGGTGGACACGGATACCACCGATGTGGACACCCAGTACGCGGAGCCCGGCGATCTTGCGATGAACATAACGAACCTGGCCAATGGCATCACGATGGTCACGTGGGGAGATCCCTCCGAGAAGAACTGCATCAGCAACTATGTCTTCAAGTGGCAACGCAACGATTGCGGTACGGATCAAAACCAGGATACCACCACGGATGAGCCCAGTACGGAAACGACGAACGATGCTGACTACGTGACCACCACGCCAATGGAGACCACACCAGATACGCCGAGTGATACAGGTAAACATGAGTTTTCCCTTTATAAGCTCCTTTATGCTATGTGCTATGATAATCTCAACAGTTCAGTGCGAGTGGACCGATGTCTCCTCCGATGGCAAGCTGCGGGAGTACCTGCTAACCGATCTTCAGGGCTGTGAGTTGTACACCTTTCAGGTGTTCATCAACGAGAACAGCACGGCCAAGGCTTCACAGCAGTTTACTTCGGCGGAAAAGAGTGGGTATAACCAGAAGCCACATATGTAACCCATAACTCCTAACTTCCTAAATTCTAGTGGTCAGTGCGGTTTATGAGCCCAGACCCACCGCCGATCTCACCCAGCTGCATTGGACTTGGTCGTCTCCCCAAAATCATCCCAAGTGCGTCGCGAATTACAATGTAACGCTGACGGGGCCCATTCAACGTtcggaaaacaaaacatataACGTGGTCACCAAGGAGACGTTCGCCACCTTCGCCGATCTCGATCCGTGTGGCATATACTTGGTGGAGATCGTGCCCAATCAGCTGAATGGAACCACTGGAACCAAGTACCAGGAGCAGAGCACCGTTGCCGAGGATCGTGAGTGACTCATCCAAACTCATCCAACATCTACGACTGATTATCTTCTTGTAGAGCCCTCCGAGATTCAGGATCCCGTAGTGCAACCGAGCGCCTACTCTATGGAGGTGAGCTGGAAGACGCCCACGTACGCCGATCTCTGCATCGATGGCTATCGGCTGTCCGGCTGGATGGAGGATGATAAGCTGGTCGAGGTGGAAGCACTTAGTGTAACCACCCAGAACACGACGGTGGTCTTCGACAAGAATCTGCTGGCCTGCCAGCTCTACATCCTCCAGATAATCCCATATACCAAGGAAAACCTCGATGGCCAGCTCAGACAAGTCAGCGTGGAGACCAAAGCGGCTATAGTCGATATCTCAAAGGTACTGCTTATCATAAATGTAATCGTAGACCAATTTTTACTGACTGCACGTATTTTTGCTGTAGGTCAAAATGGAAAGGAAGCAGGCTGGCTCCGATTTCATTGAGTTAGTCGCCTTCAATGCGGACTACAACAACACCTGTCCGACGATCTTCGCGCTCTTCAGCTGCAATGCCACCACCCAGGTGCGCCATCCGTATGCGGAGCAGTACGTGGAGGGACACAGCAAACAAGGTGGGTACTGGTCATCCAGGCTATGGGCATCCTATGTGTATCTTATGGGCATCCTCTGGATTTCACATGGGTATCTAATGGGCATCCTATGGATTTCTTGTGGGTATCTTATGGGTACAGATAGTCAGATAGCTGTTCTAATCCTATTCCAATCTCAGGTTTCAATGCAAGTCTCAGTCCACTTTCGCCGTACACGTTCCACGTCTGCAGAGTAATACTCTACAATGTGGCAGGACCTTCCGATCCATATATCCTCGCCAATCTGCAGACCGCTGCCTACTGTAAGATATAGCGATCTTTACATGAAACCCATATGTAATTGGAATTCGAATTGCAGTTCCCGAGGTGCCGGAGAATGTGACGCTGGAGAAGAGCACTGTGAGCAGCCTACTGTTCAACTGGGATCCGCCCACCTACACAAATGGACCCATGAAGTACTACCAGGTTTTCCTCATGCGCCACGAGGCCAGCTACTTTGTGCCCGAGGAGTGCGCCGAGGTGCCGCAGGACACCAAGTCGGAGACCAAGGGCGATCCCAATGTGAACTTCACGGGTCTGGCTCCGGCGGTGCGATATATGATGCAGGTCGCGGCACAGAATGACTTCGGCATGGGCACCTATACCGACCCCGTAATTGGCACCACTTTGCCCGGAGGTAAGTTAGGCACCTGGACTCACTCGATTATCTAAAGGTGTCCTGATGAACCTGTTTACATGGGTGCACAATTCTTGCAATATAAGATATAATATAGATAGTAATACCAACATTTCCAACCTTGCAGTATCCGACAGGGTGACCCAGTTGACCGTTTTGTCCCAGGGTCcaaagaacaacaacaccGAATACGAGGCGAACGTGACCATCACGTGGAATGTGCCCTGCAAGTCCCATGGCGTTATAGAGTACTTCCAGCTGAACTTCACAGGCTCGCGAACGAACTACGCTCCAGTCACATTGCAACGGAGGGTGCAACTGGACACGTGGAATAAACAGGGACGGATGTCCTACACGGAGACGGAAATGCAACCGCAGTTTGACTATACGGTGGAGGTGTCCGTGAAGAATCGCGATGTGGAGCAGTTGAGCAGCAGCGTAGCTGAAAAATGGCAATCGCCGCCGGGACGTAAGTATCGGAATTGTGGGGCCAACCATAAAGCCTTGATTACCATCCGTGTACCTTCTGGCAGTGCCCACCATTCCGAGTGAAGAGCTGATCAAGCAAATGCGCGCCAACGTCGACGAGACGTCCAGTCCAACGAAAACGGCCATTGTCCGACTTCCTGCCGACATAATGACATCCGAGTTCGGTGACATCAAGTGGGTGGCACTGATGGTCTCGCAGAAGAACTGTGCTGGAGTTCCCCATCTCAAATACGATGTGAGCAGCGATTGGCCAAAGGTTCTATCCTATCAAGATGCCGGAGCCGATGGCACCGGCGACTGCAGCCTGGAGTACCAAACCACCGAGGAGCGCTGGCATCCGGAACCCGTCCAACGTCTGGGCAGGAATGGTGAGCTAACCAGCGATGAGGAAATCGTTTTTACCATCGGAGTGGACAAGTGTTCCGAGATCACGAAGACCTACTGCAATGGACCTCTGCTGCCCGACACGGATTACAACGTTGTGGTGAGACTGTTCACCGCCTCTGGTTATAGCGATGCCGCCGTTCTCAACTTCAAAACAAAGGCGGCCATCAAGGTGACCCTCATCCTGGTGAGCGTTTGCAGCTGTCTGCTGCTGGCCTTCGTGCTGGGATTGACGGTTCTTTGGGTGCGAAAGCGATTGGACTGGTAAGTCAACGATGGCAATCTTCTCCAGCAAAACGACTTAACTCCACTTGGTGCAGGAAACGGGACTCTGGCCAGGGTATCGAGGACCCCTTCGGCAATGTCATTGCCAAGAACTTTGCCATCTTTTATGCAGAGGTCGCCAAACCGGAGAAGTTGACCAGGGAGTTCAAGGAGATCACCGTCGTGGCCTTGGAGCTCAGCTACTCCGCCTCCGAATTGGGTTGCCACAAGAATCGCTATGCGGACATATACCCCTGTAAGTAGGAATTTAGATACGAATGATAAATACCTCTCTCATTTTCCTACTGAACAGACGACAAGAATCGCGTGATTCTGGACATCGATGCGGAGGGATCGGACTACATCAATGCCTCCTTCATAGACGTGAGTTCTGGTTGTTTACAAGGCAAAAGATTCTCCTAAATGCACCTACTTCACAGGGTCACACCCGGAAGAAGGAGTACATAGCCACCCAGGGACCAAAACCCGAGAGTGTGATGGACTTTTGGCGCATGGTTCTGCAGTACAACGTGCGGGTCATTGTGCAAGTTACCCAGTTTCGGGAGGGCAATACGGTAAGGTTACCATGTGGTAAGGTCCTCGAAATGGGAGCTAAGCCATCGTTTTGTCCACAGATCAAGTGCCACGAGTACTATCCTTATAACGCGCGTGGCTTGACCGTGACTATCAAGTCCAAGGAGGTGTTGGAGCTGTACGATCGCACCGAGTTGACCGTTGTGCACGATAAGTACGGACTGAAGGAGAAGGTCATCCACTACTATTTCAAAAAGTGGCCCGATCATGGAGTGCCCGAGGATCCCATGCACTTGATTGCGTTCGTGAAGAGGGTGAAGGCGGAACGGCGTCCCAGTTACTCGCCCATCGTGGTCCATTGCAGTGCGGGAGTGGGCAGAACGGGCACCTTTATCGGTCTGGATCTGATCATGCAGCGATTGAAGAGCGAGTCGAAAATCAATATATTCGAAACGGTCAAGAAACTGCGTTTCCAGGTGAGTCTTTCAGTGGTAACTTATACCAATTGGATTTATCCTACTACTTTTGTAACCTGCAGCGCATGAAAATGGTGCAAACGCAGCAGCAGTACACGTTCCTCTATGCCTGCACCTATGAGCTGGTCAAGCATAAGATTCCCCGAGCTGCCTTGAAAATGGAGGGGCGTTCCAAGTCCGAGACCATGCCCGCCATTCCGGCACCCAAAAAGGTGAGTTTTCCGGACGTGGATGTCGGCGACGGGAAGGTGTCATCGGCACCGTTGTCCGAAGTGGAGAACGGTGTGCCCATCCTGCAGCTGCCTGCTCGGTACTCCGGTCAGCGGAGGAGCAGTCCACCAGACGAAAACGACGGTCCAACTACTAGCAGCATTATGTGAGAGTAGCTGTGTTCCGATAACATTTGTATTAACGATGTGTTGACAACGCAGCAGCAATAGTAGCCAAAGAAATGTGTGTCTAAAGTGTAAATTAAGCGTGAAACGTGGATATAAATTTGGTAATTGCACTTGAAAAACTGTTTTTGTAcataaatgttatttataaaGAAGAGCATGTGTAGCACAAAACTGTATTTTATGtaacttatttattaaaatgggctattttttattgtaaaaatTCAAAGGtaaagtaaaaaaatgtttaactaaaataaagaaatttataTCGTGTATAacagtttttattaaatttaaatttggcgGTAAATGCAACTGTAAAAAGAAAGAGCGGGACAACTATATTTTCACAACGGCGGAATACGCCTACAGCACTATTTACTGTAAACATTTTACAGCACTGTTACGtagataaatatattttatttattttggtagAAAATAAAGCGTACTCCTAAAAATGTCCGAGCGAAAGGTCTTAAACGTaagtaaatacatattaaGCGAATAGAGCACCACTTGACCGATTCCTCTGCAGAAATACTATCCCCCGGACTTCGATCCATCGAAGATTCCGCGCATGAAACTGGCCAAGAACCGCCAGTACACCGTGAGATTGATGGCTCCATTTAATATGCGCTGCAAGACCTGTGGGGAATACATCTACAAAGGCAAGAAGTTCAACGCTCGCAAGGAGGACGTGGAGAACGAAACCTACCTGGGCATTAGGATCTATCGGTTCTACATCAAGTGCACGCGATGCCTGCAGGAGATCTCCTTCAAGACAGATCCGCAGAACACGGATTACGAGATTGAGGCGGGTGCCACCAGGAATTTCATGGCCCTCAAGTTGGCCGAGGAGCAGGCACGTCGCGAGGAGCAGGAACTGCGCGAGGAGGAGGCCAACAATCCCATGAAGCTGCTGGAGAACCGCACCCAACAGTCGCGCAACGAGATCGAAATGATCGAGAGTCTGGAGGAGTTGCGCGATCTCAACCGGCGCCAGCAGACAGTGGACTACAATACGCTGCTGCAGCAGTACAACACGGTGGAGACGGAGAGAGAGCGCCAGGAGCGGGAGGAGCGCGAAGACGAGGATTTCATTAAGTAAGTTCTTTACTTGATATTCTATATAGACTGTATTTTTAACACATTGCCTTTCCCTAGGTCTGTAAACTTTAGGAACAAACCAGAAGGAAGCTCCCGTGTTGTGGCCGAGGAAATCATTGAGGAGGTCAAGGAGGAACCGTTGGATCCACTGCCAGCTCCACCACCAGCCAAACAGGCCAAGCCCAGCACGCTAAGTGTTTCAGCCACATCATCCAGCAAAGCATCTGCCGCACAGTCCCTGGTCAAAAGAAAGGCTCCGTTGGTACTGGTTAAACCCAAGACAACTCCAGTAGCAAAGCCAGTTGAACCACAGTCCAAGGAAGTCAATGGAACGACGCAAGGCGAATCTAAACCAGCAACAACGATGACCTCAGTGGCATCCGCACCACCGGAAACTAAAGCTGCAAATCAGCCAGCTGTCGCTCCAGCTGGACTTTCCCTCTTGGCTGCCTACAGTGACAGCTCAGAGGATTCCAACTGACCAAGCATTTACCTGACACATCTAACAACTCAAGAAACATTAAAGAAAGTTACAATAATACAAACAATCGATGTTTTTATTCTTATGAACTGGAAACATGCCGCATTCCATCAAATTCCCATTGAGTAAAAGTTCCGATAACGTATTGGAATAATGCatcaatttattaaatattttgacattGTTTCAGTTTGTATCCTTTCAAGTTTTGTCAAGGCCAATCATAAGGCAAActaatttcaaattcaaacaaaaaattcatcAAATCAAAAAGTAACTGCAAAGTATTCTTCTAAGGTACACTCCCACTCATTTGGAGCTGTCATAGCCGATTTTCTGGCAATCATTTGATCAACGAGTGTGTTTCGACGTACGAAACCGATACCAACTACAATTAAACCCTAAGTGATATATACAGAGGTGATTATATTACGTCTAAAACTCGGgcaatcaaaataataaataatatcacaagcgaaagaaaattataaatatacatatacgataattaaatattatgtaTTACAAGTTAATCATAATCGATTCTAACGATTCATTTCATAAATTACGAAGACACTGGTATGTTTCTCTAGCTGTCCTATTTCCTTAGCAAAGGCATCAATAAGGCCGCCTGCTCTATGGTCGTGGCCAGTCAACAAGTCTGGACCACGAATCTACGAATTATAATTACGAGTTAAACAGTCTTTGTGTTCGTTTTGGGGGCGGGCTGCGGTGGGCGTACGGTGCAGCCTCCATTTTTTTGGTATATGATCCTGATCATCCTGCTTATCCTGCTAATTTGGTTAAGCTTCCGCTCAAATGTCCACTGTAGTGCACTTTTGGATGGAGTTGTAGTTGCTGCCGCTAGCACCAGCGCTGCATTTGCGGGGCAGCACCTTAGGCACCATTTCGTTGACCCCACCAGCATCGCCACCCCCGCCACCGTCGTAGTTGTGATTGTTGTTCTGCAGAAAATGCTGCTGCTCGGCTGCAGCATGATTCAGTTCGTACAGCTCCATGTCGTCGTACTCGGAGATGCCAAGAGCTCTTGTGGGCGCATACTGCAAGTCGTtgtcgtcgtcctcctcctcctcctcgtcgtcggtGTGCTTATGCCTGGGCATGGCCACCACAAAGTCTTCCAGACTGCGTTTCACCGCCGCATCCGAGCCCGTGCCCGAGTCCTTGCTGGACAAATGATCCTGCTGGGCCTCCAAGTCCGTTTGACGCAGATAGCTCAGGGTCAGTCCCTGCTCCAGGCAGCGCTGTTCGTAAGACGGTGTTGTAGTCACAATGAGGCGACTGTGGTTCGCCTCGCCATTGCTACAGCCTAAATCCGCAAGGCTGCGAGGTCGTAACTGCGTCTGCTGCTGCGTGGGAAGTCCATCTAGGACCAGCTGGGACTGGTGTGGTCTGAGCTGTGTACGATTGAGCGTGGTCAGTTGCGTCTGATCCTTGTCCAGAGTAGAATGGAGACTAGCCTGCGTACGCGCCGCCAGTCTCTCGGCAGCCAAGCTCATGCGCAGTTTTCTTTTCTGGTAGCGCAGAGTGCACCAAATGATGCAGCAGTCCACCACGACACATATGACGGTTAGTATGATTATGCCCATCAGCAAGACGTCCCAGTTTAGATTCTCCTTGACCACTACCAGCTCCGATTGCAGCGTAAACGTTCGCGAATTGTCTGTTATCTCACAGCGGAAGTGTCCAGCGTCGTTGGACTGGGCATTCAGGATCACAAGCAGTTCCTTGTTGTTTGAAAAGTAATACCGATCTCCGTCTGGAGCCGTTGGTGAGATGTGTATCGGTTTGTTCTCTTTAAACCACTCTCGATGCGGATGTTCCAGCTCAAAATCAGCATTGGCCGTTTCACTAAGGCACTGCAACACACATGTGCGCCCCACAACCACCTCCTGGTGCACCAAGGGAATGCTCGGCTGCGGTTTGTCTGCATTGAAAAAGAAGAAACATTAGTGACGAGCAAAATAAAACGCTTAAAAGAACCTACCATTTACGACCAGCGTTGCGTTGACCTTAATCTCGCCTGCAGCACTTAGCGCTGTGCACGTGTAAATTCCAGAGTCGCTGGGCTTAGCGTTGGTTATTATAAACGCGTTTTCCTCACGGATCACCTGCAATCGACGCTCGGTGGCCGCTGGAAACTCACTACCGCCGAACTTTTGTAGCGCTATCTCTGGTGTGGGATCACCACTGGCCGAGCAGACCAACCGAGCCATTTCGCCAGCGTCCAAGGTCAGATTCGAGGGCACTTGCAAAAAGGTGGGATGAACTGTCGAAGTAAAGATggttattaatataaatagaTGGCAAGAGCGAAGTGTGATCGTACTTCCTATAGATATCTTAAACTTCTGTGCATACGTAGTGCCGAAGGCATTCGATACCACGCACTGATAGCGTCCTGCGCTTTCGTAGGTCACATTCGTGAGCCTAAGATAGCCATAGATGGAGGTCTGATTGGTGCTCAGGTCATGCCGGATCTGCGTCTCCGTGCTGGCACCGTCATGCACCGCCGGTCGCTCCTGGACATGCTGATTGTCGTGGCGCCATTTGATCTTCAGCTCATCGGCGGCGGCTAGCGAAGCCGCTGTCGGTGAACTGGCAATGCATTCCAGAGTGATGTTCGCTCCATTCACAGCCAGCATGTCGTCCGGTTCCTGTTCCACTCGCGGTTTTGGGGAGtccacttaaaaaaaaaaaagaaactagtTAGTAAACCATACATTGAATGAATGAATCAAACTTACCGCACACCAACTCCGAACTGCTCAGTGACTTCAGATGCCGATCTTGTAGATGCTCCGGATAGCCACACACCGCGTGTTCTGCCTGCTGGGGAAAGCGATTCTTCAGCCACTGTTGGAACCAAATCAAATCGCAGTCGCAGATGAAGTTAAGCgatttaaaaaccaatttatttAGGCGAAGCATGTGCTCAAAAGCGTTGACCTGGATGCTGGCCAGGACATTGGAACCGAGATTGAGTATCTCCAGGTTGTTGAGACCACTCATCGCCTTACTGCTGATCTGCTTTAGATTATTGCCATGCAAATCTAAGCGTCGCAGTTTCCGCAGCGCTTTAAACGGAGCCGCTGCACTCTGGTCCTCAATAATCCAGGATAGGCGATTGCGCCGCAGATTCAACTCCTCAAGATTCTTAACACAATCAAAGGTGTTTTCCTGCAGATACTGCAATCGGTTGTGGGCTAGGTTAAGCGTTTTCAGGCGATGTAGGCAGTCCAAATGTTGTGGCTTGAACTCGTTGATTGCATTGTTCGACAGATCCAGCACTTCCAGCGACTGAGTGAACTCCCAGGTGTCCACCTCAATGCGAGAAATGGCATTATACGACAGGTTCAGGTGTCGCAGCTTTGTCAGATTGAAGAGGCCCTGGCGGGAAAGCGAACTGATCTGGTTCATAGCCAGATCAATGGTCTCGATGTTATGCATCACATAGAAGACGCCGTCCTGCAGCGCCCGGATTTTATTGGACTTCAGTTGAAGATTTTTCATCGATTCCAGGCCACGGAACGTGGACCAGTTTATCTCCAGTTGGTTGAAGTTTAGAGCTCTGCAGTAAGGCGAAGACATTGAAAGAGATGTTAAAAACGCAGTATTTTAATAACTTACAGTTTCTTTAGTCGGTTCAGATTTTTGAACACCCTTATAGGAAGAGTGCTTAGGCGATTATTATTCAGTTCCAGGTCTGTGAGGTTGTTTAGAGCCGCAAACGAGTGCTCATTCACATTGGTTATCTCGTTAAAACTGAGTATTCTGTGGATGAAAGGTGAAAGATGTAAGAAATGGCCTAAATCAAGGAACATTGAAAGGACTTACAAGTGAACTAGACTATTTGGCTTCGGAAAAGAGTTGAGCTCGATGCTGTGCAACTGATTCCTGGACAGATCCAGCGTTCTCAGTAATGGCAAAGCTGCCAGCGCCTCGCTGGAGATGCTGGTAATATGATTGTTGGCCAACACCAAGTGCTTCAGACCACTGAGGCCTATGAATTTCGGGATCACCTCCAATAAATTCCGCTTCAATGAACTAAAATGcatgtaaaatgtaattagTTTTAAAGTAATTTCTTGAAAAGCTTTAGCTTCACTTACACTTTTGTCAAATTGGACAGATTACGTATCTCCAGGACGGTAGTGTCGTTcagtttgttgttggccagATGCCTGCGAAAAAGATAAAAGTTAATTTGTGCCATTTGTAAAATCCTTGGCTTGCCCATTGCACCTCAATTATGTCCCAATTATCGATGCAAAGTTACTGATAAAAACCGAACGACGTTTGCATAATTTTGCCATgcattaaattgattaaaagcGCAACGATAAAATCGcaaccccccaaaaaaaaaataatggtAAAATTGAGGCCAAATGTCGATGTCGAGGGTTGTGCCACTCTGTAATTTATATTCGCAGAGTATCTGAATCTGATGGGGGTGGCTCGCCATTTCATCCCCCAGGAATTTATGGATCTAAATAATGCCGAATGTTCCAAACTCCACCAAACAGTCTCTATTTTTCTGATGTTGGCACAATGGAGGACTATTGGAAGTTTTTGCATAAGAAAGGAAGACTCGGAAGGTTTGCCAATATTGATTTCTATTCAATAGTAGTAGTTTTCTAGATCTGCCTGATAAGCATTATTGACATTTTCTCCTCTACTTGTATACTTACAGAGTTTGCACGTAGCTGGGCAAGACGGGCACCCGTTCCAGATGCAGTTTGTCGCAGTCGAAGAGGACATTGAGGCACTTGCAGTCCTTGGGGCAGTCGATGTTGTACTTATTACTGGCCTTggccgccgcagcagccgccTCCAGTGCTTTCTGGGCATGCTCATACTGCCCACCATCGTCGGCCACAAAGCCATTTGTCTCAAGCGATCCGGATTGAATGGAAATGCCGGAGGAGGATCCCAAGCCGCCAGCTGGTGGATGTGAGGCAGCCAGCGGATAGTGCAATGCAGCCATATCCTCCTcgtccacatccgcatccgagTAATCCTCGCTGAGGGCCATGAATTGTTGCCTGGCATTGGTGTAGCCTCTGTTACCGGCACTCGTGGATCGTGGGCCCGACGAGCCTCCGCCATTCCTGGACAGCATGGCGAagagttgctgttgcagcaacTGCTGATTGTAGGAAGCGCCACCAGATTTGAGCAGCGCACTCAGGGGGGATCCTCCTGACTCCACTCCATTCGATGATGACGGCGACTGGGCGGCGCTTTGACAAATTGTGGCCGCTGTTATCAGCAGCATGTACGTAATTAGCAGCAATTTATTGAGTTTATTGAAATCATTTGTTGTAGAATGAGTGCAATTATCATTACTGCGACTTTCAGCTAccgcattgttgttgctgctgctgcttctattgttgtttttgttgctgttgcgccGCCGACGTCGACTCCACGACATTAAAAACTTGCCATTGCCACTCGTTTTGATGTTGCAGATTCGATGATTACTAACGACCATGGGGCTATCACCATTTGACTCCCTCGGTTGTCGGCCTTTTATGGCTGAAACGTGCATTTTGCGCCTTTTGTTAAATTCGTTGATTTTCAAGCGGCAGTAAGAAAGCGCCGTTATTTCCAGCGAACGTCACTCGCCCTCGGCCAGTGTTGGAAAGCCCCTTTCGCCAGCCGAGCATTCTGCTACTCCGTGCATAGTGCCTTTGAAATAAGAGAATAAGAGAATTTGAATAAGAGAAATAGAAGATTAGATTTTGGTTTATGCTTTAATATGaactaatttatattaattaaatttaagtatAAGTTTACTGCCcctaaaaatattaaatagatCTGAGAAGCACAATAGACATTACAAGGATATTTTGTATCATGTTTATAGCTAAAGTAAAAAGTATATTAAATGGATATGGATAAATAATACGAATTCTTTCACAGtagttttttaaatagttttaaatacatGAAAGGAAaccatttaaaacattttatgcCCGCTGCTTTTCATAACATAGAACCTAG
This genomic window contains:
- the LOC120446970 gene encoding leucine-rich repeats and immunoglobulin-like domains protein 3, which encodes MHVSAIKGRQPRESNGDSPMVVSNHRICNIKTSGNGKFLMSWSRRRRRNSNKNNNRSSSSNNNAVAESRSNDNCTHSTTNDFNKLNKLLLITYMLLITAATICQSAAQSPSSSNGVESGGSPLSALLKSGGASYNQQLLQQQLFAMLSRNGGGSSGPRSTSAGNRGYTNARQQFMALSEDYSDADVDEEDMAALHYPLAASHPPAGGLGSSSGISIQSGSLETNGFVADDGGQYEHAQKALEAAAAAAKASNKYNIDCPKDCKCLNVLFDCDKLHLERVPVLPSYVQTLHLANNKLNDTTVLEIRNLSNLTKVSLKRNLLEVIPKFIGLSGLKHLVLANNHITSISSEALAALPLLRTLDLSRNQLHSIELNSFPKPNSLVHLILSFNEITNVNEHSFAALNNLTDLELNNNRLSTLPIRVFKNLNRLKKLALNFNQLEINWSTFRGLESMKNLQLKSNKIRALQDGVFYVMHNIETIDLAMNQISSLSRQGLFNLTKLRHLNLSYNAISRIEVDTWEFTQSLEVLDLSNNAINEFKPQHLDCLHRLKTLNLAHNRLQYLQENTFDCVKNLEELNLRRNRLSWIIEDQSAAAPFKALRKLRRLDLHGNNLKQISSKAMSGLNNLEILNLGSNVLASIQVNAFEHMLRLNKLVFKSLNFICDCDLIWFQQWLKNRFPQQAEHAVCGYPEHLQDRHLKSLSSSELVCVDSPKPRVEQEPDDMLAVNGANITLECIASSPTAASLAAADELKIKWRHDNQHVQERPAVHDGASTETQIRHDLSTNQTSIYGYLRLTNVTYESAGRYQCVVSNAFGTTYAQKFKISIGIHPTFLQVPSNLTLDAGEMARLVCSASGDPTPEIALQKFGGSEFPAATERRLQVIREENAFIITNAKPSDSGIYTCTALSAAGEIKVNATLVVNDKPQPSIPLVHQEVVVGRTCVLQCLSETANADFELEHPHREWFKENKPIHISPTAPDGDRYYFSNNKELLVILNAQSNDAGHFRCEITDNSRTFTLQSELVVVKENLNWDVLLMGIIILTVICVVVDCCIIWCTLRYQKRKLRMSLAAERLAARTQASLHSTLDKDQTQLTTLNRTQLRPHQSQLVLDGLPTQQQTQLRPRSLADLGCSNGEANHSRLIVTTTPSYEQRCLEQGLTLSYLRQTDLEAQQDHLSSKDSGTGSDAAVKRSLEDFVVAMPRHKHTDDEEEEEDDDNDLQYAPTRALGISEYDDMELYELNHAAAEQQHFLQNNNHNYDGGGGGDAGGVNEMVPKVLPRKCSAGASGSNYNSIQKCTTVDI